Proteins encoded in a region of the Nonomuraea helvata genome:
- a CDS encoding MurR/RpiR family transcriptional regulator, whose product MTEHARDGFEGWLRARVPARGLRGKAAAVLEVLLSQPRRASFGSAGELAQLAGVNVATVTRTAQALGFAGWPALQQELRARYLSSLSAGQVAAEHRGSGSPSSRSLRRDLDSLALLNRRLDEGALVAIAEAVAAARRTVIVADGSYAAVGLALAHNARLAGYPVTAVTNGDAELANTVAAIGAGDVMVAISFWRLYESTVLAANLARSRGARVFALTDAASPALADAAEEVVIVPAEGEAFFPSLTAGMAVAQALVTQLAAVDPARTGASIEAAESMWTRFGLLHRRPAAPQA is encoded by the coding sequence GTGACAGAGCACGCCAGGGACGGCTTCGAGGGCTGGCTGCGCGCCCGCGTGCCCGCGCGTGGCCTGCGCGGCAAGGCGGCCGCCGTGCTCGAGGTGCTGCTCTCGCAGCCGCGCCGGGCCTCGTTCGGGTCGGCCGGGGAGCTGGCGCAGCTCGCGGGGGTGAACGTGGCGACGGTGACGCGCACGGCCCAGGCGCTCGGGTTCGCGGGGTGGCCGGCGCTCCAGCAGGAGCTGCGCGCCCGGTACCTGTCCTCGCTGAGCGCCGGCCAGGTCGCCGCCGAGCACCGGGGCAGCGGCTCGCCCAGCTCCCGTTCGCTCCGCCGCGACCTGGACAGCCTGGCGCTGCTCAACCGGCGCCTGGACGAAGGGGCGCTGGTGGCGATCGCCGAGGCCGTCGCCGCGGCCCGCCGTACGGTGATCGTCGCCGACGGCAGCTACGCGGCCGTCGGGCTCGCTCTCGCGCACAACGCCCGCCTGGCGGGCTATCCCGTCACGGCCGTGACCAACGGCGACGCGGAGCTGGCCAACACGGTGGCCGCCATCGGGGCAGGGGACGTGATGGTGGCGATCAGCTTCTGGCGGCTGTACGAGAGCACGGTCCTGGCCGCCAACCTGGCCCGTTCGCGCGGGGCGCGGGTGTTCGCCCTGACGGACGCGGCCAGCCCCGCGCTGGCCGACGCGGCGGAGGAGGTGGTGATCGTGCCGGCGGAGGGTGAGGCGTTCTTCCCGTCGCTGACGGCCGGCATGGCGGTGGCCCAGGCTTTGGTCACCCAGCTCGCCGCGGTGGACCCGGCCCGCACGGGGGCCTCTATCGAGGCGGCGGAGTCCATGTGGACGCGCTTCGGCCTCCTGCACCGCCGCCCGGCCGCTCCCCAGGCGTGA